One part of the Sorangiineae bacterium MSr11954 genome encodes these proteins:
- a CDS encoding DUF6268 family outer membrane beta-barrel protein, with product MATATGMRKVLAVAGAAGVLAAGSPAAAQKIDLVSVSAQYLPSADMKSAPGKAQVSSYDVSFMVPVPLGEKSFLFPGAGYHVDSVSFSDTRPDFVDLRAFHAVEISALFVQLLPSDWALSLRAAPGLAGDFGTVDGRMVRANAMAMASHTFSPRFVLGGGAILSYSFGTLLPLPAVYASYRPFEGFEVEGFLPAFLRVHHTIGDRVRLGIAAEFQGNEYAVRDDRIRGRWPCTAARADDPATSPNEAIARPSECFDNLAYSVGIAGFTAGVRLVSTVWLTGLFGHSFYRRFDQRNEERNEIPDGSQDIPNVLVVRAGLLWRMPTRE from the coding sequence ATGGCGACGGCGACGGGGATGCGCAAGGTGCTCGCGGTGGCGGGCGCAGCGGGGGTGCTGGCCGCCGGCTCGCCGGCGGCGGCGCAGAAGATCGACCTGGTCTCGGTGAGCGCGCAGTACCTGCCGAGCGCGGATATGAAGAGCGCGCCGGGCAAGGCGCAGGTCTCGTCGTACGACGTCTCCTTCATGGTGCCGGTGCCCCTCGGGGAGAAGAGCTTCCTCTTTCCCGGCGCCGGCTACCACGTGGACTCCGTCTCCTTCTCGGACACGCGGCCCGACTTCGTGGACCTGCGCGCCTTTCACGCCGTGGAGATCTCCGCGCTGTTCGTGCAGCTGCTCCCGAGCGACTGGGCCCTCAGCCTGCGCGCGGCCCCGGGTCTCGCGGGCGACTTTGGGACGGTGGATGGCCGGATGGTGCGGGCGAACGCGATGGCGATGGCCTCGCACACGTTCTCACCGCGCTTCGTCCTTGGTGGCGGGGCCATCCTCTCCTACAGTTTCGGCACATTGCTGCCGCTTCCGGCCGTGTACGCGAGCTATCGCCCCTTCGAGGGATTCGAAGTCGAGGGCTTCTTGCCCGCGTTCTTGCGGGTCCACCACACCATCGGCGATCGCGTTCGGCTGGGCATCGCCGCCGAGTTTCAGGGCAACGAGTACGCCGTGCGCGACGATCGCATCCGCGGGCGATGGCCATGCACGGCCGCCCGCGCCGACGATCCCGCCACCTCGCCCAACGAGGCCATCGCGCGCCCCTCCGAGTGCTTCGACAACCTCGCCTACTCCGTGGGGATCGCCGGCTTCACGGCCGGCGTGCGGCTCGTCTCCACCGTGTGGCTCACGGGCCTCTTCGGCCACTCGTTCTACCGCCGCTTCGATCAACGAAACGAAGAGCGCAACGAGATACCGGACGGCAGCCAGGACATCCCCAACGTCCTGGTCGTGCGCGCCGGCTTGCTCTGGAGGATGCCCACACGTGAGTGA